The following are from one region of the Georgenia sp. M64 genome:
- a CDS encoding alpha/beta hydrolase has translation MSRRRTLLARPRAWAADYVWATSRLVRAGAGDLAAKVRPGRGLAEIAPGAAAGRVAEGPGTPVVLLPGIFETWRFLAPLADRLRRTGHEVHVVEALGLNRRDVPAGAEAVRRYLEERDLRDVVLVAHSKGGLVGKAAMLSPAGHRVAGMVAVATPWRGSVWAWMFPPFTSVGRLSPTARSLRTLRRERSVDARIVSLAPAWDPHIPGRSRLAGARNVDLAAQGHFRPLGDPAVVDQILDAVAEIGGETSP, from the coding sequence GTGAGCCGGCGGCGCACGCTCCTCGCCCGCCCCCGGGCGTGGGCCGCGGACTACGTCTGGGCCACCTCGCGCCTCGTGCGTGCGGGCGCCGGTGACCTCGCCGCCAAGGTCCGGCCCGGGCGCGGGCTGGCGGAGATCGCACCGGGCGCGGCCGCCGGGCGCGTGGCGGAGGGGCCGGGCACGCCCGTGGTCCTCCTGCCGGGGATCTTCGAGACCTGGCGCTTCCTCGCCCCGCTCGCGGACCGGCTGCGCCGCACCGGGCACGAGGTGCACGTGGTCGAGGCGCTCGGGCTCAACCGCCGCGACGTGCCGGCGGGCGCGGAGGCCGTGCGCCGCTACCTCGAGGAGCGGGACCTGCGCGACGTCGTCCTCGTGGCCCACTCCAAGGGTGGGCTCGTCGGCAAGGCCGCGATGCTCTCCCCCGCCGGGCACCGGGTCGCGGGGATGGTCGCCGTCGCCACGCCGTGGCGCGGGTCCGTCTGGGCGTGGATGTTCCCGCCGTTCACCTCGGTGGGCCGCCTGTCGCCCACGGCCAGGTCGTTGCGGACGCTGCGCCGCGAGCGGTCGGTCGACGCCCGCATCGTCTCCCTCGCCCCCGCCTGGGACCCCCACATCCCGGGGAGGTCGCGCCTGGCCGGTGCCCGCAACGTGGACCTGGCGGCCCAGGGTCACTTCCGTCCGCTGGGCGACCCGGCCGTGGTGGACCAGATCCTCGACGCCGTCGCCGAGATCGGCGGCGAGACCTCGCCCTAG
- a CDS encoding UDP-N-acetylmuramate dehydrogenase, with translation MAETTTPGTDPAGAALAERPVGPRPTLADLTTLRVGGPVAAYAETHSEAELVDAVRGADEAGTPLLVLGGGSNVLAADAGFDGIVVRDARRGVDGVADSSCAGANVVVPAGQPWDEVVATAVAEGWMGVEALSGIPGSTGATPVQNVGAYGQEVAETLSSVRVYDRLERRTRLLAVGELGLGYRTSLLKRSLTDGTGGRPWGPTGRYVVLDVTFQLRLATLSAPVRYAELARSLGVDVGTRVPAAEVREAVLALRRGKGMVLDPEDHDTWSAGSFFTNPVLPVALAEERLPVDAPRFPVTDHTAIGQIGGAAPVVEGLVKTSAAWLIAHAGFEKGFGEGRATLSTKHPLALTNRGSATAADLLALARTVRDGVRDRFGIELVPEPVLVGLEL, from the coding sequence ATGGCCGAAACCACCACGCCCGGCACGGACCCCGCCGGCGCCGCCCTCGCCGAGCGGCCCGTCGGCCCCCGGCCCACGCTCGCCGACCTCACCACCCTGCGTGTGGGCGGCCCGGTCGCGGCCTACGCCGAGACGCACAGCGAGGCCGAGCTCGTCGACGCCGTCCGCGGCGCCGACGAGGCGGGGACCCCGCTGCTCGTCCTCGGCGGCGGCTCGAACGTCCTCGCCGCCGACGCCGGGTTCGACGGCATCGTCGTGCGTGACGCGCGGCGCGGCGTCGACGGCGTCGCCGACTCCTCCTGCGCCGGTGCCAACGTCGTCGTGCCCGCCGGCCAGCCGTGGGACGAGGTGGTGGCCACCGCCGTCGCCGAGGGGTGGATGGGCGTCGAGGCGCTCTCGGGGATCCCCGGGTCCACCGGGGCCACGCCGGTGCAGAACGTCGGCGCCTACGGCCAGGAGGTCGCCGAGACGCTGTCGTCGGTGCGCGTGTACGACCGGCTCGAGCGGCGCACCCGGCTCCTCGCCGTCGGCGAGCTCGGCCTGGGCTACCGCACGTCGCTGCTCAAGCGCTCCCTCACCGACGGGACCGGGGGGCGGCCCTGGGGACCCACCGGGCGTTACGTCGTCCTCGACGTCACCTTCCAGCTGCGCCTGGCAACCCTCTCGGCGCCGGTGCGGTACGCCGAGCTCGCCCGGAGCCTCGGGGTCGACGTCGGGACGCGCGTCCCCGCCGCCGAGGTCCGCGAGGCGGTCCTGGCCCTGCGCCGGGGCAAGGGCATGGTCCTCGACCCCGAGGACCACGACACCTGGTCGGCCGGCTCGTTCTTCACCAACCCGGTCCTGCCCGTCGCCCTCGCCGAGGAGCGTCTGCCCGTCGACGCCCCCCGGTTCCCGGTCACCGACCACACCGCCATCGGCCAGATCGGCGGGGCCGCCCCGGTGGTCGAGGGCCTGGTGAAGACCTCGGCCGCGTGGCTCATCGCCCACGCCGGCTTCGAGAAGGGCTTCGGGGAGGGCCGGGCGACCCTCTCCACCAAGCACCCCCTCGCCCTGACCAACCGGGGGTCCGCCACGGCGGCCGACCTGCTGGCGCTGGCCCGGACCGTGCGCGACGGCGTCCGGGACCGCTTCGGCATCGAGCTCGTCCCGGAGCCGGTGCTGGTGGGCCTCGAGCTCTAG
- a CDS encoding alpha/beta hydrolase: MTGPVLSPRTVRVEPPAGDVEGRAPTGGAAAAEGFLAAEGPAAAEGPAPEGRTAADGATTVTDPRAGAGSAPGRVQEVAVRRVGEVFVRELRMPGPPGPAFVLVHGAGLSSRYLLPVARRLAAHGEVLLLDLPASRGLPAPPAVLSVPEQAELVHQVVAASGVGEAVLVGHSMGAQVVVELMARRPETYDRAVLVGPPVNARERSLGRQVLRYVQSAVHEPGRVVRLVARAYLATTTRWLLDVVPVMLAYPIEDAITRLSPHGRVVIVRGEHDALVPAHWSATLARRCGAPTEVVTVPGAAHTVLVDDPDVVVAAARAVAAP, translated from the coding sequence CCACCGGGGGAGCCGCGGCGGCCGAGGGTTTCCTGGCAGCCGAGGGACCCGCAGCGGCCGAGGGACCGGCTCCCGAGGGCCGCACCGCGGCCGACGGCGCGACGACCGTCACGGACCCACGGGCCGGCGCCGGGAGCGCACCGGGGCGGGTCCAGGAGGTCGCCGTCCGTCGCGTCGGGGAGGTGTTCGTGCGCGAGTTGCGGATGCCCGGCCCGCCCGGTCCCGCCTTCGTCCTGGTCCACGGCGCCGGCCTGTCCTCGCGCTACCTCCTGCCGGTGGCCCGGCGCCTGGCCGCGCACGGGGAGGTGCTGCTCCTGGACCTGCCCGCCTCGCGCGGTCTGCCCGCCCCGCCCGCGGTCCTCTCGGTACCCGAGCAGGCCGAGCTGGTGCACCAGGTGGTGGCGGCGTCCGGCGTGGGTGAGGCTGTCCTGGTGGGGCACTCCATGGGCGCACAGGTGGTGGTGGAGCTCATGGCGCGGCGCCCCGAGACCTACGACCGGGCGGTCCTGGTGGGCCCGCCGGTCAACGCCCGTGAGCGGTCGCTGGGCCGTCAGGTGCTGCGCTACGTCCAGTCCGCCGTCCACGAGCCGGGGCGGGTGGTCCGCCTCGTGGCGCGTGCCTACCTCGCCACGACCACCCGGTGGCTCCTCGACGTCGTCCCGGTCATGCTGGCCTACCCGATCGAGGACGCGATCACCCGCCTCTCGCCCCACGGCCGGGTGGTCATCGTGCGGGGGGAGCACGACGCCCTCGTGCCCGCCCACTGGTCCGCCACCCTGGCCCGGCGCTGCGGCGCCCCGACGGAGGTGGTGACCGTCCCGGGGGCCGCGCACACCGTGCTCGTGGACGACCCCGACGTCGTCGTCGCGGCGGCCCGCGCGGTGGCCGCGCCGTGA